The DNA sequence GGCTCAGCCTCGTCAACGGCGCCGTCTCGGCCATTTCGCTGCCCGCCGCCGCGTCGCTCACGCCGCTGACCGTACCCGGCACGCTGCTCACCCAGGCGAACGCGCTGGTCCGGCTCCTGTCGAACGTCGGCCGGATCGCCGGAGCCAGTCTCGCCGGGATCCTGGTCGCCTTCGCCGGTTCCGGGTGGGCGCTCGCCGGGAACGCGCTGCTGTTCGTCGCCGCCGCGCTGTCCTACCACCGGATCCGGCTGCCGAGCGGGGACCGGATCCCCGGCAGCCGCCCGCTGGCCGAACTCGCCGAGGGCTGGCGCGAGTTCCGCGCGCGGTCCTGGGTGTGGCTGGTGGTACTGCAGTTCATGCTGGTCAACGCGGTCAACTCGGGCGCGATCGTGGTGCTCGGCCCGCTGGTCGCCGACGACACGTTCGGCCGCACCGGCTGGGGCCTCGCCTTGGCGGTGCAGACCGCCGGCGCTCTGCTCGGCGGCGTCATCGCGGCCCACTGGCGACCCCGGCGGATGCTGTTCCTCGGCGTCGCGCTGGTCATGGCGGACGCGCTCCCGATGATCGCGCTCGGCGTCACGCCCTACCTGGCCCCGCTGCTGCTCGCGATGTTCCTCGGCGGCATCGCGCTCGAGCAGTTCTCCGTCGCGTGGGACGTGTCGCTGCAGGAGAACATCCCGCCGGAGAAGCTCGCCCGCGTGTACTCCTACGACATGCTCGGTTCGTTCCTCGCACTGCCGCTGGGCCAGATCAGCGCGGGCCCGCTCGCCGAACACGCCGGCCGCGAGGCGACGCTGATCGGCGGCGCGGTGCTGGTCGTCGCCACGACCGCGCTCGTGCTGTGCAGCCCGCAGATCCGCGGCTTGGTCAGGCGGACGCCGGTCGCACCAGGAGGAGGTTCACCAGGTTCGCACTGAACACGACGTCGGCACCGTCGTCGACGAACTCGACCCGGGTGCGCAGCACTCCCCGGTCCGGCTTCGAGCGTGAAACGCGAGCCTCGGTGACCGTCGCGCGCAACCGCAGCACCGCACCCGGCCGGACGGGACGCGGCCAGCGCAGCTCGTCCACCCCGGGACTGCCCAGACTGGCCACAGTGGACAGGTAGTGCGCCGCGTAGAGCCGCATCATCAGGCTCGCCGTGTGCCAGCCGCTGGCGATCAGCCCGCCGAACGGCCCGGCCGCCGCCGAGACCGGGTCGACGTGGAAGCTCTGCGGGTCGTACCGCCGGGCGAACTCCAGGATCTCGGCCTCGGTCACCTCGACGCTCCCGCAGTCGTAGGTCGCGCCGGGAACGTAGTCCGCGAAGTAGCGGTCGCCGATCGGGGTGCCGAACTCGCTCGTCATGGCCGCAGAGTGCCACAAGAACACTTCGATCCGGAGCGAACGGTTCCCGGGCTACCCTCGAGGCCATGCCCGGGGAACCCGACATCCCCTCGGTCGCCCAGGCGATCGGCGAACCGGCACGGGCCGCGATGCTCCTGCAGCTGATGGACGGCGACGCGCACTCCGCCCGCGCCTTGACGACGGTGGCCGGTATCGCGCCGTCCACCGCGAGCTCGCACCTGCGCCGGCTCTGCGACGCCGGGCTCGTGCACGCCACCGAAGCCGGCCGGCAACGACTGCACCGGCTCGCGGGCCCGGAGGTCGCGCACCTCGTCGAGGCATTGACCGCTCTCGCCCCACCCGCTTGCCCGACCGGCTCCAGCCCGACCCGCCGTCCGGGCCGTTGCTGCGAGCCCGAGCCTGCTACGGCCGGCTCGGCGTGGATGTCGCGGCGCTGCTGCGCGAAGACGGTGTGATCGACAACCTGGCCCCGGGCGAATCCGGCACGGTCCGCACCTTCGACCACCCGCTGTTGGTAGCGCTCGGCATCACCGCACTGCCGGACTCACGCCCCGGCGTGCGGGCGTGCCTCGACTGGTCGCACGGCACCGTCCACCTCGCCGGAGCCCTGGGCGCCGCACTGTTCACGGCATTGCTCGACGACGGCTGGGTACGCCGCCACCCACGCGGCCGGGCGCTGCGGATCACGGACCCGGGCCACCGCCGGCTCGCCGAACTCGGGATCGGCTGACGGCGCTGCTACCCGCGCGGAGGCGATCGTTGCCACGCTCCGGGCTACCAGCCTGCGCGAGGTCACCACC is a window from the Amycolatopsis sp. NBC_00355 genome containing:
- a CDS encoding MaoC family dehydratase; amino-acid sequence: MTSEFGTPIGDRYFADYVPGATYDCGSVEVTEAEILEFARRYDPQSFHVDPVSAAAGPFGGLIASGWHTASLMMRLYAAHYLSTVASLGSPGVDELRWPRPVRPGAVLRLRATVTEARVSRSKPDRGVLRTRVEFVDDGADVVFSANLVNLLLVRPASA
- a CDS encoding MFS transporter, whose protein sequence is MSAPLFAPLREHRFRALVTGRTFADFANAVAPFALAFAVVDLTGSAVDLGIVVGARSVANILLVLFGGMLADRLPRSVILQGTETAAALTQAAIAASVLYGFASVPLLVGLSLVNGAVSAISLPAAASLTPLTVPGTLLTQANALVRLLSNVGRIAGASLAGILVAFAGSGWALAGNALLFVAAALSYHRIRLPSGDRIPGSRPLAELAEGWREFRARSWVWLVVLQFMLVNAVNSGAIVVLGPLVADDTFGRTGWGLALAVQTAGALLGGVIAAHWRPRRMLFLGVALVMADALPMIALGVTPYLAPLLLAMFLGGIALEQFSVAWDVSLQENIPPEKLARVYSYDMLGSFLALPLGQISAGPLAEHAGREATLIGGAVLVVATTALVLCSPQIRGLVRRTPVAPGGGSPGSH
- a CDS encoding ArsR/SmtB family transcription factor, translating into MPGEPDIPSVAQAIGEPARAAMLLQLMDGDAHSARALTTVAGIAPSTASSHLRRLCDAGLVHATEAGRQRLHRLAGPEVAHLVEALTALAPPACPTGSSPTRRPGRCCEPEPATAGSAWMSRRCCAKTV